In one Diabrotica virgifera virgifera chromosome 7, PGI_DIABVI_V3a genomic region, the following are encoded:
- the LOC126888055 gene encoding uncharacterized protein LOC126888055: MSGANTIRKIAINCGAKHPELLTSTRFRKQIATTLQLLALDDDEMEQIATFMGHTKKTHTEFNRLPQDIYQTAKVAKILLLMEKGKGNRYRGKKLSEINIDDNEYYSSEYEGDEEPIMQKVLKRVTRGKNLKTN; the protein is encoded by the exons ATGTCTGGCGCAAACACAATTAGAAAGATAGCTATTAATTGTGGAGCCAAACATCCAGAACTATTGACATCAACTAGATTTAGGAAACAAATTGCCacgactctgcaattattagccCTCGATGATGACGAAATGGAACAAATCGCCACTTTTATGGGACATACAAAGAAGACACATACCGAGTTTAACAG ACTACCGCAAGATATCTACCAGACTGCTAAAGTAGCCAAGATTCTTTTACTTATGGAAAAAGGCAAGGGAAATCGGTACCGAggaaaaaaattaagtgaaatcAATATAGATGATAACGAATACTATAGCTCTGAATACGAAGGCGATGAAGAACCGATTATGCAGAAGGTGCTAAAGCGGGTTACAAGGGGAAAAAACCTGAAGACGAATTAG